From the Chthoniobacterales bacterium genome, one window contains:
- a CDS encoding trypsin-like peptidase domain-containing protein has protein sequence MEIWVHRNGEYAGRFTESVIRGKIADGSLSENDLAWDQEKALWKPLREFLASLAAAKVEPVSSTPSDAVKEVPPASSAAPVEAKPAEVRRSGPPPLPSMPVAEAAPAPVRAVVPPALPTVFPATPTATAAAHEVPEGEKIWNPYVAILGSIFLSPAFGGFIIWRNWLRMNRRRRAMVAAPWFWIGFVVIGLLFYSRDRLVWVIWAAYLVAWIAFSAYPQIRYVHTTFKRERLMSGLPLLAALFLTLFGGVAYWLSKPDTSTIPTLAPGPTVQQPPVVAPVVSQTTDHVYSADELRDMYKSSVLEVRATWKEKKALNIKKDNGANGTGVLIYNDAEYGLVATNWHVVDPGENMTGDYKCGVRFAHDKDFADVEVVARAKNEVDLALLLVRLEGKWTPNQFPVRFLDHIKEGECCIAIGNALGEGLSITSGIVSRFDKIKDQTLIRTSTPVSPGNSGGPLILCRGGSLGGIVTLQSRITNVQNVNFATPAQYIFDKDIWEFESGQDKAQQLLDTAIRQAPKK, from the coding sequence ATGGAGATCTGGGTCCATCGCAACGGAGAGTACGCCGGCCGTTTTACCGAGTCAGTCATTCGCGGTAAGATCGCGGACGGCAGCCTGAGCGAAAACGATCTCGCCTGGGACCAGGAGAAAGCGCTGTGGAAACCGCTCCGCGAATTCCTGGCTTCATTGGCGGCGGCAAAGGTCGAGCCGGTGAGCAGCACCCCCAGCGATGCCGTAAAAGAAGTGCCGCCAGCATCTTCGGCGGCGCCGGTCGAGGCGAAGCCCGCCGAAGTGCGGCGTTCGGGTCCACCGCCGCTCCCGTCCATGCCGGTGGCCGAGGCGGCGCCAGCGCCAGTTCGCGCGGTCGTTCCGCCGGCCTTGCCAACCGTTTTTCCGGCAACGCCAACCGCGACCGCCGCCGCGCATGAGGTGCCGGAGGGCGAAAAGATTTGGAACCCGTACGTCGCGATCCTCGGCAGCATCTTTCTCTCGCCGGCGTTCGGAGGATTCATCATCTGGCGAAACTGGCTGCGCATGAATCGCCGCCGCCGCGCGATGGTGGCGGCGCCGTGGTTCTGGATAGGCTTCGTCGTCATCGGACTGTTGTTTTACTCACGAGACCGGCTCGTCTGGGTGATTTGGGCCGCGTATCTCGTGGCTTGGATCGCGTTCTCCGCTTACCCGCAAATCCGATACGTCCATACGACGTTTAAGAGAGAGCGGTTGATGTCTGGGTTGCCCCTGTTGGCCGCTCTCTTTCTTACCCTGTTCGGCGGCGTGGCCTATTGGCTTTCCAAGCCGGACACGAGCACGATCCCGACGCTCGCGCCCGGTCCCACGGTGCAACAGCCGCCGGTTGTCGCACCCGTCGTCTCGCAAACTACCGATCACGTTTATTCGGCCGACGAGTTGCGCGACATGTATAAATCCTCCGTTCTCGAAGTGCGCGCGACCTGGAAAGAAAAGAAGGCGTTGAATATCAAAAAGGACAACGGCGCCAACGGCACCGGCGTGCTGATTTATAACGACGCCGAGTATGGCCTCGTCGCCACCAACTGGCACGTTGTCGATCCAGGCGAGAACATGACGGGCGATTACAAGTGCGGGGTTCGTTTTGCCCACGACAAGGATTTTGCCGATGTCGAGGTGGTGGCGAGGGCGAAGAACGAAGTCGATCTCGCCTTGCTGTTGGTTCGGCTGGAAGGGAAATGGACGCCGAACCAGTTTCCGGTTCGTTTCCTGGACCACATCAAGGAAGGCGAATGCTGCATCGCCATCGGGAACGCGCTCGGCGAAGGGTTGAGCATCACGTCGGGAATCGTATCGCGTTTCGACAAGATAAAGGATCAGACCCTGATCCGGACTTCCACGCCGGTGAGTCCCGGAAACAGCGGCGGGCCCTTGATTCTCTGCCGGGGCGGCTCGCTCGGCGGCATCGTGACGTTGCAATCGCGGATCACGAACGTGCAGAACGTGAACTTCGCGACGCCGGCGCAATACATTTTCGACAAGGACATCTGGGAATTCGAGAGCGGGCAGGACAAGGCCCAGCAGTTACTCGACACCGCCATCAGGCAGGCGCCCAAGAAGTAA
- a CDS encoding Zn-dependent hydrolase encodes MKTAPERVIAELKELRQLTSDENGSQRIAFTPLWAKARAWLRQKLEEISPEVHIDEAGNLWATLPGESEKALLIGGHIDSVPNGGWLDGSLDTLAGVEILRRIAAQYGGKPPVTVRLVDWADEEGARFGKSLFGSSACSGHLDLDEARELRDKDGITLPAALAENGIDFERVKDCRKELTNAAAYLELHIEQGPVLLDLGLPLGTVIGTFGVERQAVTFHGQATHAGATPMNRRRDAFLAAAKMSPEIYRITDRLGGVCTIGSCTTRPGFPTSVVEECRLTLDQRHLDADALARMLSEAKEASERFAREGNVTVSWNRIWQIEPILFNDDLISLCDEAISDVGATPHRLPSGPLHDASEVARTGIPTIMMFIQSLHGISHNKIEDTKEEHLELAIIAFDKLAEKAIRWIESIGVP; translated from the coding sequence ATGAAGACGGCACCGGAGCGCGTTATTGCAGAACTTAAGGAACTTCGGCAGCTGACGAGCGACGAAAACGGGTCCCAGCGGATCGCGTTTACTCCCCTCTGGGCAAAAGCCCGCGCGTGGCTCCGGCAAAAACTCGAGGAAATTTCTCCGGAGGTTCACATCGACGAAGCTGGCAATCTTTGGGCGACCCTTCCCGGCGAATCTGAGAAAGCGCTTCTCATCGGCGGCCACATCGACTCCGTGCCCAATGGCGGCTGGCTCGATGGCAGCCTCGATACCCTGGCCGGCGTCGAAATTCTCCGGCGCATCGCTGCGCAATACGGCGGGAAGCCGCCGGTGACCGTCCGCCTGGTGGACTGGGCCGATGAAGAAGGAGCGCGTTTCGGCAAAAGCCTCTTCGGTTCTTCCGCCTGTTCCGGTCATCTCGACTTGGATGAAGCGCGCGAGCTCCGCGACAAGGATGGCATCACCCTGCCCGCAGCGCTCGCCGAAAACGGGATCGATTTCGAGCGAGTAAAAGACTGCCGAAAAGAACTCACGAACGCGGCCGCTTATCTTGAGCTCCACATCGAACAAGGCCCTGTTCTGCTCGATTTGGGTCTTCCCCTCGGAACCGTGATTGGAACATTTGGCGTCGAGCGCCAGGCCGTCACCTTTCACGGCCAGGCCACCCATGCCGGCGCCACCCCGATGAATCGCCGCCGCGATGCCTTCCTCGCCGCCGCAAAGATGAGTCCGGAAATTTATCGCATCACCGACCGGCTCGGCGGCGTCTGCACCATTGGTTCATGCACGACCCGACCCGGATTCCCCACCAGCGTCGTCGAAGAATGCCGCCTCACGCTCGACCAACGGCATCTCGACGCCGACGCCCTCGCCCGGATGTTAAGCGAAGCGAAAGAAGCCAGCGAACGTTTCGCCAGGGAAGGCAACGTTACCGTTTCCTGGAACCGCATTTGGCAAATCGAGCCAATTCTCTTCAACGATGACCTCATCTCGCTCTGTGACGAAGCGATTAGCGACGTCGGAGCCACTCCGCATCGTCTCCCTTCTGGCCCGCTTCACGACGCCTCCGAGGTCGCCCGCACCGGGATTCCCACCATCATGATGTTCATCCAAAGCCTCCACGGCATCAGCCACAACAAAATCGAGGACACGAAAGAGGAGCACCTCGAGTTAGCAATCATCGCTTTCGACAAGCTCGCCGAGAAAGCAATCAGGTGGATCGAATCCATTGGCGTTCCATAG
- a CDS encoding RtcB family protein, translating to MNTKDLIAIGVPPGEPVKRAHAFIVAFRESGGDMSQLSNEIGAIVGQPEAFLNDPLRESFARSLYQPAFKQRETLAPWQQWGSGLEPDAVKQMANACALPVSVAGALMPDAHVGYGLPIGGVLATENAVIPYAVGVDIACRMKLTVFDRKANTIAGEQDRLANIIERETRFGVGCGFKPRRDHDVMDEDWTVSPITHRFRDKAWTQLGTSGSGNHFVEFGAFTMVDQSLGLPAGEYLALLTHSGSRGTGAQVCQHYSRLAMARHTELPKELKHLAWLSLDDEAGQEYWAAMNLMGHYAAANHALIHKFIARSLGATVLLDIENHHNFAWKERHLVGGEEREVIVHRKGATPAGPGVLGIIPGSMASPGFVVRGKGQTESLHSASHGAGRVMSRTKALQSFTWNAVKKQLAERGVTLLSAGLDEVPGVYKDIEAVMAAQTDLVDVLGRFDPKLVKMCPSGERPED from the coding sequence ATGAATACGAAAGACCTCATCGCAATCGGAGTGCCACCGGGCGAACCGGTGAAGCGCGCGCACGCCTTCATCGTGGCGTTCCGGGAAAGCGGGGGCGACATGTCGCAGCTCTCAAACGAGATCGGTGCCATCGTCGGCCAACCGGAAGCATTCCTGAACGATCCGCTACGCGAATCCTTTGCCCGCTCCCTTTACCAGCCCGCCTTCAAACAGCGTGAAACGCTCGCGCCCTGGCAGCAATGGGGTTCCGGCCTCGAGCCCGACGCCGTCAAGCAGATGGCGAACGCCTGTGCCCTGCCGGTTTCTGTCGCGGGCGCCCTCATGCCGGATGCGCATGTCGGCTACGGATTGCCAATCGGCGGCGTTCTGGCCACCGAGAACGCGGTGATTCCTTACGCTGTCGGCGTCGACATTGCCTGCCGCATGAAGCTCACCGTCTTCGATCGCAAGGCGAACACGATCGCGGGAGAGCAGGACCGCCTGGCCAATATCATCGAACGCGAGACGCGCTTCGGCGTGGGCTGTGGATTCAAGCCGCGCCGCGATCACGACGTGATGGATGAAGACTGGACCGTCTCGCCGATCACGCATCGCTTCCGCGACAAAGCCTGGACACAACTCGGCACGAGCGGCAGCGGAAACCACTTCGTGGAATTTGGCGCCTTTACCATGGTCGACCAGTCGTTAGGCCTGCCCGCGGGCGAATACCTCGCGCTGCTCACCCACAGCGGTTCGCGCGGCACCGGTGCGCAGGTTTGCCAGCACTACAGCCGCCTCGCGATGGCTCGTCACACCGAGCTGCCCAAAGAGCTTAAGCATCTTGCCTGGCTCTCGCTCGACGATGAAGCAGGCCAGGAATACTGGGCCGCGATGAACCTGATGGGCCATTACGCCGCGGCGAACCACGCCCTCATCCATAAATTCATCGCCCGCTCGTTAGGCGCGACAGTCCTCCTCGACATCGAGAACCATCACAACTTTGCCTGGAAAGAGCGCCACCTCGTTGGCGGCGAGGAACGCGAAGTCATTGTTCACCGCAAAGGGGCCACACCCGCCGGTCCGGGCGTGCTCGGCATCATCCCGGGCTCGATGGCCTCGCCCGGTTTCGTTGTCCGCGGGAAAGGCCAGACCGAGTCGCTCCACAGCGCTTCGCACGGCGCCGGCCGCGTCATGAGCCGCACGAAAGCGCTCCAGTCCTTCACCTGGAATGCGGTTAAGAAACAGCTCGCCGAAAGGGGCGTTACCTTGCTTTCGGCCGGACTGGACGAAGTGCCCGGCGTTTACAAAGACATCGAAGCCGTCATGGCGGCGCAAACCGACCTCGTCGATGTCCTCGGCCGCTTCGATCCAAAGCTCGTCAAAATGTGCCCCAGCGGCGAGCGACCGGAAGATTGA
- a CDS encoding AAA family ATPase — translation MNKSITFTGDWALHGIMSDLGVDFALSPFHRIGFKVDEAGIQKLSEHYADRVFRARQWFRDEKLSWTTLLLRFEEKAFLVAHGDGCNWAEIIASSAENVRELHAEIRKVLHGENKPKQPAFFMLRYDYNDISADPIENLPEAVTDDFLRLCYGEDILEWVAQFGERTVARAGGLTIFDGPPGTGKTSLISEMIRRLEKTHVFYSLPVSQDKALSSPELVPFWQTQNTRHADRVKVIVMEDAERLLWRRTGDNREAVSSLLNIADGLMGRMLRLHIICSVNAKMEDLDPAVLRPGRLMNHRRFEPLSREAAERLAADRGLAFTPNEWSEGYSLAEVLNPGSHELANDKPSIGFQIWSR, via the coding sequence ATGAACAAATCAATCACATTCACGGGCGACTGGGCGCTGCACGGGATCATGTCCGATCTCGGGGTGGATTTTGCCCTTTCGCCGTTCCACCGGATCGGCTTCAAAGTCGATGAGGCTGGAATCCAGAAGCTCTCGGAGCATTACGCCGACCGCGTCTTTCGGGCGCGGCAGTGGTTCCGCGACGAGAAATTAAGTTGGACAACGCTCCTGCTTCGCTTCGAGGAAAAAGCGTTCCTCGTCGCCCACGGCGATGGGTGCAACTGGGCCGAGATCATCGCGTCCAGCGCCGAGAACGTGCGCGAGCTGCACGCGGAAATCCGCAAGGTCCTGCATGGCGAAAACAAGCCAAAGCAGCCTGCGTTTTTCATGCTGCGCTACGACTACAACGACATCTCGGCCGACCCGATCGAGAACCTGCCGGAAGCTGTCACCGACGACTTCCTGCGTCTTTGCTACGGCGAAGACATTCTCGAATGGGTGGCGCAATTTGGAGAAAGAACTGTTGCGCGCGCCGGTGGTCTGACGATTTTCGACGGACCGCCGGGCACGGGAAAGACAAGCCTCATCTCAGAGATGATTCGGCGCCTGGAAAAGACTCACGTCTTCTACTCGCTGCCGGTCTCGCAGGACAAGGCGCTCTCTTCCCCGGAGCTGGTGCCGTTCTGGCAAACGCAGAACACCCGTCATGCTGATCGCGTTAAGGTGATCGTCATGGAGGACGCGGAGCGTTTGCTCTGGCGGCGCACCGGCGACAACCGCGAAGCGGTCTCGTCGTTGCTCAACATTGCCGACGGCCTCATGGGCCGGATGCTGCGATTGCACATCATCTGCTCGGTCAACGCGAAGATGGAGGATCTCGATCCTGCCGTTCTTCGCCCGGGCCGTCTGATGAATCATCGCCGCTTCGAGCCGTTGAGCCGCGAAGCTGCCGAGCGCCTCGCCGCGGACCGCGGCCTGGCCTTCACGCCTAACGAGTGGTCGGAAGGCTACTCCCTGGCGGAAGTCCTCAATCCCGGCTCGCACGAGCTGGCGAACGACAAGCCGTCCATCGGATTCCAAATCTGGTCGAGGTAG
- a CDS encoding nucleotidyltransferase domain-containing protein, with the protein MHGNEVHERVRHALARVEHEQNVRVLFACESGSRAWGFASRDSDYDVRFLYVHERDWYLSVENPRDVIERPITADLDVSGWELRKALRLLRKSNPPLLEWLKSPVVYRHDPVFLAEFGALAAEFYSPRRCFAHYLHMADGNWRDYLRGRAEVRLKKYLYVFRPLLACRWIERQLGQVPMLFSQLVESVLEEGEVREALQALVVRKQAGEEMAVAPPVEALSRFAEGELSRLESLKEPGDVVAEMEEPFRQAQGPELVEGLNRFFRRYALRA; encoded by the coding sequence ATGCACGGGAACGAAGTTCATGAGCGCGTTCGCCACGCGCTGGCTCGTGTCGAACACGAGCAGAACGTGCGCGTGCTTTTCGCGTGCGAAAGCGGCAGCCGGGCGTGGGGTTTTGCCTCGCGCGATAGCGACTACGACGTTCGCTTTCTTTATGTTCACGAGCGCGATTGGTATCTCTCGGTAGAGAATCCGCGCGACGTAATCGAGCGGCCAATCACTGCCGATCTGGACGTAAGCGGCTGGGAACTGCGCAAAGCGCTGCGGTTGCTCCGCAAGAGCAATCCGCCGTTGCTTGAATGGCTGAAGTCCCCGGTTGTGTATCGACACGATCCGGTCTTTCTCGCCGAGTTCGGTGCGCTCGCCGCCGAGTTTTACTCGCCGCGGCGCTGCTTTGCCCACTATCTGCACATGGCCGATGGCAACTGGCGCGATTATCTGCGCGGCCGCGCCGAGGTGCGCCTGAAAAAGTATCTTTACGTTTTTCGGCCGCTTCTGGCCTGCCGCTGGATCGAGCGCCAGCTCGGCCAGGTACCGATGCTGTTCTCCCAGCTGGTGGAGAGCGTCCTGGAGGAAGGGGAAGTTCGCGAGGCGCTCCAGGCTCTCGTCGTGCGCAAGCAGGCCGGTGAAGAGATGGCGGTTGCGCCGCCGGTCGAAGCGCTCTCGCGCTTTGCCGAAGGCGAACTGTCGCGACTCGAGTCGCTCAAGGAGCCCGGTGATGTCGTGGCCGAGATGGAGGAACCGTTTCGACAGGCTCAAGGCCCCGAGCTTGTCGAGGGGTTGAACCGCTTCTTCCGTCGCTACGCATTGCGGGCGTGA
- a CDS encoding slipin family protein: MTNEYLFIIFLAIAGALAVKIVRARYRHEFIASDGFAGLLYHEGKLSGTLAAGRRVRWGKHYRVTLVEVRKTLLNVAGQEVLTADNVGVKLSVVLTMQIVDAAKSALTADNYATHIYSAAQTAIRAIIAGVTMEALLTQRVGIGAQLSERIAPQAEAVGVKIDAAEVRDVMLPGDLRKAFSEVLKAKQEGQAALERARGETAALRNLANAARLVDNQPGLATLRFLQTLGDAGSKQMVVMNDMSAFTPAIKARGNPRAAPESEEA; this comes from the coding sequence ATGACTAACGAATACCTGTTCATCATCTTCCTCGCGATCGCTGGTGCGCTTGCGGTGAAAATTGTCCGTGCCCGTTACCGCCACGAGTTCATCGCGAGCGACGGCTTCGCGGGTCTGCTTTATCACGAAGGCAAACTGAGCGGGACGCTGGCGGCCGGTCGCCGCGTTCGCTGGGGCAAACATTATCGCGTTACGCTCGTGGAAGTTCGCAAGACTCTGCTGAACGTCGCCGGCCAGGAAGTGCTGACCGCCGACAACGTGGGTGTGAAGCTCAGCGTCGTGCTGACGATGCAAATCGTCGACGCGGCCAAGAGCGCGCTGACGGCGGACAACTACGCGACGCACATTTATAGCGCCGCGCAGACCGCAATTCGCGCCATCATTGCCGGCGTGACGATGGAGGCGCTGCTCACGCAGCGTGTCGGCATCGGCGCGCAACTCAGCGAGCGCATCGCGCCTCAGGCGGAAGCGGTCGGTGTTAAGATCGACGCGGCCGAAGTACGCGACGTGATGCTGCCGGGCGACCTGCGCAAAGCTTTTAGTGAAGTGCTGAAAGCCAAACAGGAAGGCCAGGCGGCGCTCGAACGCGCGCGCGGTGAAACGGCTGCCCTGCGTAATCTCGCCAACGCGGCCCGCCTCGTGGACAACCAGCCAGGTCTGGCCACCCTGCGTTTCCTCCAAACTCTGGGCGATGCCGGCTCGAAGCAGATGGTCGTGATGAACGACATGTCTGCATTCACGCCGGCGATCAAGGCGCGCGGTAATCCCCGCGCTGCTCCTGAGTCCGAGGAGGCGTAA
- the panD gene encoding aspartate 1-decarboxylase, whose translation MQVTLLKSKIHRAAVTGASLHYEGSLTVSADIAKMVGLMPYEKILVGNLQNGERFETYVIYGAAGLGLIELNGATARLGAIGDRLTIMNFGQFTPEEAKTHHPRVAVLDEKNRVVRCEQAKTKIGRSEREVTIAGE comes from the coding sequence ATGCAAGTCACCCTGTTAAAATCCAAAATCCATCGCGCCGCCGTCACCGGTGCCAGTCTGCACTATGAGGGCAGTCTCACCGTGTCGGCGGATATCGCAAAAATGGTGGGCCTGATGCCGTACGAGAAAATCCTGGTCGGGAATCTCCAGAACGGGGAGCGTTTCGAGACCTACGTGATCTACGGGGCGGCCGGACTGGGCCTGATTGAATTGAATGGCGCCACGGCACGTCTGGGAGCAATCGGGGACCGTCTTACCATCATGAATTTTGGTCAGTTTACCCCGGAAGAAGCGAAGACCCACCATCCACGCGTCGCCGTGCTCGATGAGAAGAACCGGGTCGTGCGCTGTGAGCAGGCCAAGACGAAGATCGGGCGGAGTGAGCGAGAAGTGACAATCGCAGGCGAATGA
- a CDS encoding LysR family transcriptional regulator, translated as MNVHHLELFYYVATHRGISAATRKMPYGIQQPAVSGQISQLEKTLGVKLFQRRPFTLTPAGRELFAFAEPFFGRLREMPHRLRGEENALLRLAAPATILRNHLPLALREHKRKFPALRLQLHDANQAGAETLLRKGKIDVAVTELEGKPAAGIQSAVLLKLPFVLIVPQRVKVKTATDLWRAGAPGETLISLPPEEIMVKQFHAQLARRGVTWPTRVEVSAMDLIPIYVSLGFGVGLSLATPGAKLGKGLRVLPLPQFPPLVIAVLWQKDLSAANRAFVEQIRERAAAI; from the coding sequence GTGAACGTTCATCACTTGGAGTTGTTCTACTACGTGGCTACCCATCGCGGCATTAGTGCGGCGACCCGCAAAATGCCGTATGGGATTCAACAGCCGGCCGTCAGCGGCCAAATCTCACAACTCGAGAAGACCCTTGGGGTGAAGCTGTTTCAGCGCCGCCCGTTTACCCTCACGCCGGCGGGTCGCGAGCTGTTTGCCTTTGCGGAACCGTTCTTTGGGCGGCTTCGGGAAATGCCCCATCGCTTGCGCGGAGAGGAGAACGCGCTGCTTCGGCTCGCGGCGCCCGCCACGATTTTACGCAATCATCTCCCACTGGCCCTGAGAGAGCACAAGCGGAAGTTCCCGGCCCTGCGATTGCAACTGCATGATGCGAATCAGGCCGGGGCCGAAACGCTCCTGCGCAAGGGCAAGATCGATGTCGCGGTCACCGAGCTCGAGGGCAAGCCTGCCGCCGGAATTCAATCGGCCGTGCTCCTGAAGCTTCCTTTCGTTCTGATCGTTCCGCAGCGGGTGAAAGTGAAAACCGCCACGGACTTATGGCGGGCCGGGGCCCCCGGCGAAACCCTCATCTCACTCCCCCCGGAGGAAATAATGGTGAAACAATTTCACGCGCAACTCGCCCGGCGCGGGGTCACGTGGCCGACCCGGGTGGAAGTGAGCGCGATGGACCTTATCCCGATTTACGTGTCGCTTGGCTTCGGCGTCGGATTGTCCCTCGCAACGCCGGGAGCGAAACTCGGAAAGGGACTGCGCGTCTTGCCGCTACCGCAGTTCCCGCCGCTTGTCATCGCCGTCCTTTGGCAGAAGGATCTTTCAGCTGCGAACCGGGCCTTCGTCGAGCAAATCCGGGAACGGGCCGCCGCGATCTGA
- a CDS encoding sterol desaturase family protein: protein MPIFLIFVVAVGCFVIERFWPAMELPRVRAWWPRVIVINIVQLAMTLLAGETWNRRLGRVSLFHFSEYLNQWSAALGVYLFSSFIFYWWHRYRHESQFLWRTMHQIHHSARRMEMFTAFYKHPVEIFINSIITSLIVFGIFGCDLGAAGYYTLFIAAGEMFYHWNINTPRWLGYVFQRPESHRVHHQFRHHTNNFSDLPIWDMIFGTFQNPAKFRGRCGFEEWREDRFDDMLAFRDLHSEAVVKAPPLHFLPTCIGCSKRWACTAANKQLGVPALLEVAK, encoded by the coding sequence ATGCCAATTTTCTTAATTTTCGTCGTCGCGGTCGGTTGTTTTGTCATCGAGCGCTTCTGGCCGGCCATGGAACTTCCGCGGGTTCGCGCCTGGTGGCCGCGGGTCATCGTCATCAATATTGTTCAGCTGGCCATGACCCTTCTTGCCGGCGAGACCTGGAATCGCCGGCTCGGACGCGTTTCCCTGTTCCATTTCAGCGAATATTTGAACCAGTGGAGCGCCGCCCTCGGCGTGTATCTATTCTCCTCTTTTATCTTTTACTGGTGGCATCGCTACCGGCATGAATCGCAGTTCCTCTGGCGCACCATGCATCAAATCCATCACTCGGCGCGGAGGATGGAAATGTTCACCGCGTTTTACAAGCATCCGGTCGAAATTTTCATCAACTCGATCATCACCAGCCTGATTGTCTTCGGGATTTTCGGGTGTGATCTGGGAGCGGCCGGCTACTACACGCTCTTCATCGCCGCGGGTGAGATGTTTTATCACTGGAACATCAACACGCCGCGCTGGCTGGGTTACGTTTTCCAGCGGCCCGAGTCGCATCGAGTGCATCATCAATTCCGGCATCACACCAATAACTTCTCGGACCTGCCCATCTGGGACATGATTTTTGGCACATTTCAAAATCCGGCGAAATTCCGCGGTCGTTGCGGCTTCGAAGAGTGGCGCGAGGATCGCTTCGACGACATGCTTGCGTTTCGCGATCTCCATTCGGAAGCCGTCGTGAAGGCTCCCCCGCTCCATTTTTTGCCGACCTGTATCGGCTGCTCAAAACGATGGGCTTGCACGGCAGCGAATAAGCAGCTCGGCGTCCCGGCACTCTTGGAGGTGGCAAAGTGA
- a CDS encoding alpha/beta fold hydrolase yields MRLRLVLGLSAIVGYLVLVSCLPVLDQFVLFPSTTGIQTSGATRKAVPFEGGEVEVWTAASRSARAGQPTTYVLRFYGNADRAERWVADEAEMFGNRAIEVWGVNYPGFGGSTGPARLTRIGPAVLAAFDELKRAAGNRPIVIFGASLGTTAALHIAAKRPVAGVILHNPPALRQMILRQFGWWNLWLLAGPLSFKVPADLDSIANAKATRAPAIFLLAENDEIVAPRFQKMVVEAYAGKKRVIPLRGANHNSPIDAEGWRSFHEALNWLLPAR; encoded by the coding sequence GTGAGGTTGCGACTCGTTCTGGGCCTCAGCGCGATCGTTGGTTACCTTGTCCTGGTTAGTTGCCTGCCTGTGCTTGATCAATTTGTCCTCTTTCCTTCTACGACCGGCATTCAAACGTCCGGCGCAACCCGCAAGGCGGTCCCGTTTGAAGGAGGCGAGGTGGAAGTGTGGACCGCGGCGTCTCGCTCCGCGCGGGCGGGACAACCCACGACGTATGTGCTGCGTTTTTATGGGAACGCCGATCGTGCGGAACGCTGGGTCGCCGACGAAGCGGAGATGTTCGGTAACCGCGCGATCGAAGTTTGGGGAGTCAACTACCCGGGATTCGGTGGCAGCACAGGGCCGGCGCGGCTGACGCGAATTGGCCCGGCGGTCCTGGCGGCGTTTGATGAGCTAAAACGCGCCGCCGGCAATCGGCCAATCGTGATTTTTGGCGCGAGCCTGGGCACAACAGCCGCGTTGCACATTGCCGCCAAGCGTCCCGTCGCTGGAGTGATCCTGCATAATCCGCCCGCGCTACGTCAGATGATCCTCCGTCAGTTTGGGTGGTGGAATCTTTGGCTGCTGGCAGGCCCGCTCTCATTCAAGGTACCGGCTGATCTCGACAGCATCGCAAACGCGAAGGCGACCCGGGCCCCGGCGATTTTCCTGCTGGCCGAGAACGACGAAATCGTTGCGCCGCGATTTCAAAAGATGGTGGTGGAAGCCTACGCTGGGAAGAAACGGGTGATACCGCTTCGCGGCGCGAACCACAATTCACCGATTGACGCCGAAGGTTGGCGAAGCTTTCACGAAGCCCTGAATTGGTTGCTGCCCGCGAGATAG